DNA from Microbacterium sp. SORGH_AS_0969:
GTCCGGCTACGGCCGCGAGCTCGGCATCCACGGGCTGCGGGAGTTCGTCAACGTCAAGACCATGTGGATCGGGCCCGCGAAAGCCCCCGCCCCCACCACCGGCGAGAAGATCGGCGAGTAACTCATGAGCATCGAGAGCATCACCTCCCAGCCCGCGCACGTCTTCCGCCCCGAGCAGCTCCCTTCCAAGAACCGCGGCGGCGGCGCCCGAACGATCCCTCTCGTCACCGCTGCTCGGGGCGCGACGACCTACCTCAACGGCGTCACGATCTTCGAGCCCGGTGCCGCGATCGGCCACCACACGCACAACGTCGCCGAGTCGGTCATGGTCATCGCCGGCCGCGCCGTCGTCGACATCGACGGAGAGCGAACCGCGCTGAACACGTTCGACACCACGTTCGTGCCCGCCAACGTCGCCCACCACTTCGAGAACGCCTCCGACACGGAGGAGATGAGGATCTTCTGGACGTACGGATCGCTCGATGCCACCCGCACCCTCACCGCGTCCGGGGAACACGGACGAGTGGATGCCGAATCCGCCGACACCGCTGCCGGCTCGGTACGGATGGTGACCGAGATGGCGACCATCGACGTCCTGCCCGGTCACAAGAAAGACTTCGAGGCCGCCGTGGCGAAGGCCGCCCCGCTGTTCCAGCGGGCGCGCGGGGCACGGACGCTCCGGCTGGAGTCCTCGGAGGAGAGCCCGCAGACCTACCGACTCTTCGTCGGTTGGGAAAGCATCGACGATCACGAGAGCTTCCGCGCCTCTGCGGCGTTCTCTCGCTGGCGAGAACTCATCGGCCCTCACCTGGGCGCGACGCCGCAGGTGGAACACCTGCGTAACACTCTCACTGCGTTCTGACGCTGTTGATCGCGGGCACGTCGCGCAGGCAACCGCTCGGCCGGATCGCGCGAAGTACCCGAGAGCGCTGCAAAGCTGAGGCTTCTTCGGGTCGATCTCTCACGCGGATGAGCGACGCGCGTTGGCGAGGAGGTCCGAATAGCCCGCACCTGTGAGGTACGAGATCACCGCATCTCGACTTCTCTCGAGGCACACGATCCGGTTCTCCACGACGCGGAGCTCTCGCGCGAGTTCCGCCGCTTCGGCACGCTTCGCCGGTCCGGCGGTTTCGATGTTCAAGACGATCTTGATCATCCGGGTGGAAAGGCCCGCCTCGACGAGAGCGCGGACATGGCGGGCATGCTCGACCTGCTCATCCGAGTAGTCCCGGTACCCGTTCGCCGCGCGCGACGCGGCGATGAGGCCCTGCTGTTCGTAGTAGCGCAGCATGCGCGCCGGCGCTCCGACCGCTTCTGCCGCCTCGCTGATCTTCATGCCGCACCACCCCGACGCGCCTTGATTTGACCTTGACAGTGATGTCAAAGTTTAGCCTTTCTGCGAGTGAAGGGTCCCGACCGCCGGGACCGATGAGAGGAACAGAACCCATGCGCAGCTGGGATGGACAGTCACGGAGAATCCTCGTGATCGGAGCGGGAGAGCTCGGGATGCCCGTTCTTCGCAACGTCGCCCGACGTGCCGCCGCGGTCGAGGGCTCCTCGATCGACGTGCTCCTGCGAAGCACCACCACAGAATCGCCCGCACCCGCGAAACAGCGCGATCTGGCGGAGATCCGGCAGCTCGGAATCGGCATCGTCCACGGCGATCTGGTGACGAACACTGTCGACGACCTCGCCCGGATCTTTCGGGACTACGACACCGTGATCGGCTGCACCGGCATCACCGCCGGTCTCGACACGCCGATGAAGGTGGCGCGCGCCGCGCTGGGCGCGGAGTTGCCCCGGTACTTCCCGTGGCAGTTCGGCGTCGACTTCGACGTGATCGGTCGTGGCAGCCCGCAAGACATCTTCGACGCCCAACTCGACGTTCGCGACCTTCTCCGATCACAGCACGACACCGAGTGGGTGATCATCTCCACCGGCATGTTCATGAACTACCTCTTCGACGCCGACTCCGGCATGGTCGACCTCGCTCACGACACCGTCAACGCGCTCGGAGCCGCGGACACCACCGTCACGGTCACCACCCCGGAAGACATCGGCGCCCTCACAGCGGACATCGTGTTCGCTGCGCCGCGCATCCGCAACGAAATCCTCTATGTCGCGGGGGACACGATCTCGTACGGCCAGCTGGCCACCACCCTCGAGACGGTCCTGGGTCGGCCCTTCGAATTGCGCGTATGGTCCGAGCCGACCCTCATGGCCGAGTTGGCTGCCGACCCCGACAACATGACCCGAAAGTACCGCGCCGCCTTCGCTCAGGGCCGCGGTGTCGCGTGGAACAAGGCAGACACCTACAACGAGCGCCACGGCATCTCGACGACGACCCTCGACGAATGGATCCGCACTCACCTCGCCGCGTGAACCCGCCCTCCCGGTGGAGTGAACGCCGACCGCTCTGGCTGAGGAAGCCCACGCCACCGCCACCGGCGAACTCCTCGCCGCGAGCAGTGAGCGCGAGCAGTGAGCGCGAGCAGGAGGCGCGAGGAGCGCGGGTGCGAACGCCGTTCCGGCCGCGGCCCGGGGCTCACCGCGTGGCGGTGCTCAGCGCCTTCGCGAAGCACCGCGACCCCGCGAACCGCACGTACGGCAGGAACACCGGGATCGCGCGGTAGCCGATCCGCTCGTACAGCGCGATCGCCTCGGGCTGCCGATCACCGGTCTGCAGGATGAGGCGCTCGGCCCCGCGCGCCCGGGCGAGGCGCTCCAGCTCGGCCATGAGCGCGCGGCTCGCCCCGCGCCCGCGCGCGCGGCGATCGACGAACACGCGCTTGACCTCGAGGTCGTCGTCGAGGGCGCGAAGAGCGGCGTGGCCCATCGGGCCCCCCGAGGGGTCGAGCACGAGGATCACGTCGACGATCGTGGCCGGGTCGACCGCGAAGTCCTGCGCGAGCAGCGCGGCGGTCTCGTCATCGAACGCCGCGAACACCTCGGCGTACCGCGGGCCGATCTCGTCGTCCATCGCCGCGCGCAGCGCCACCGCTCGCTCGTCGTCCCAGTCGACGCGCTCGATCGTCCACGCGATCGACTCCACGGCTGCGCCGGAAGACACCGACCCCGTCATGTCCCGCTCGCCACGATCCCGGCATCCGTCGCCACTCCCTCGGCGCGGGCGGTCGGGGTCTTCTCCCCCGCCTCCACGGCGAAGGGCAGCCGATTCTCCGCCGGCGGCAGCGGGCAGGAGGAACCCGTGCGCCTCGTGCCCCGCGGCCCACTCGCTCGCGAAGGTGTCGACTCGGGTCATCGTTCTCCTCGGGTGATGGGCGGACCGGATGCCACCCCTCCAGCATGCGCCGACCTCGCCGCCGCGGCACCGGCGCCTGACACACGGCGTCGCGCGGCGTCACGCCCCGTCATGACGACCCGCTCAGACAGGCCCACGGTTTGCGCGACGGCCATGACCGGCGCAGAGTGTCTCGGTGACCACCGCTCCCGCCCTCGACATCCCGCACGCCGACGCCACCGTCCTCGACAACGCCGCCTGGCACTCGCTCGCGGGCCCGCACTCCTCGTTCGCGATCGGCGGCGACCTCGTGCGCCGGTATCCCGCCGACGTCGCGCCCTTCGTCGCGGTGCGCTCGTGGGAGGAGCCCGGCGTCTGGGACGCGCTGCGCGACCTCGTCGGCACCGGCGCCGATGTGGGGCTCTCGGGTTACGAGGGCGGCTTTCCCGACGGGTGGGAGTACCTCGGCGGCGGCGAGGGCGTCCAGCTCGTCGAGACCGACGCGCTGAAGACCCGCCCCGACGACGAGGCGATCGAGCTGGGCGCGGACGACGCCGCCGACATGATCGCGATCGTCGACCGCAATCAGCCCGGCCCGTTCCGGCCCCGAACCTACGAGCTGGGCCGGTACATCGGCATCCGTCGTGAGGGTCGGCTCGTCGCCATGGCGGGCGAGCGCCTGCACCCGACGGGATGGACCGAGATCAGCGCTGTCGCGGTGGATGCCGATCACCGGCGCCAGGGCCTCGCCTCGCGCCTGGTGCTCGACGTAGCCTCCCACATCCAGCAGCGCGGAGACCGGGCGCTGCTGCACGCCGCGGCGGCGAACGTGAACGCGATCGCGGCGTACGAGAAGCTCGGCTTCGCCCTGCGCCGGCGAAACAGGTTCGCGTCGGTGCGGACGCCGGCCTGAGCGCGAGCGAACCGGGCTCCCGCCTGCGCCTCGACTTCCGAATGCATTCGGAATACAATGTGGGGCATGGGTACCGCGACATTCCTCCCCGCTCATTCGCGGCGGTCGTCCGATCTCAGCAAGCACTCGGCCGAAGTCTTCGCCGAAGCCGAAGATCACCCCATCACCGTCACGCGACGCGACGGGCAGACGCTCGTTCTCATGTCCGAGCGCGAGGCGAACGCCCGGGCACAGCTCTTGAACTTCGCGGCGCAGCTCATCACGGTGACCCTCGACGACGACGGGCCATTGGAAGAGCGCATGGCGAAGACATTTCCGTGGATGCTGGCGCTCTCGCACGCCGATCGGACGCAGTGCGCACAAGACCTCATCGATGCCGCGCGCGCATCGTTTGCGACCGATCAGCCTCACCTCGCGCTCGCGGAACTCACCTCGTGGAAAGAGACCGCGGTCGCCGTCGCCGCCGGGCTCGGCACGACGGTGGTCGACTGGCTCGATGACGACGGCGAGACCGTCGAGCGTCCCTGAGCATGGCAGCTTCGAAGCGCGGCGAGGTCGTTCCGCGCCCTCCGAAGAAGATCGAGTACGAGGTTCGATTCGCGACGGTGGATGCCCGGCGCGGCTGGCAAGACCTGGTCGCGACGGTTCGCAACGCCATGGCCGACTGCGGGGATTTCCTCACGCGAGCCCCGCTGACGACGACACCGACGAACTACCGGCTGAAAGGCGAACTGGGAACCATCACACGTGCGGGTGTGACCCACGAGCGATGGCAGCACAAGCCGACGCTCAAGGGTGGCGCGCGCGTCTGGTTCTTTGTCGTAGACCGCACGGTGTGGCTCGAGCACGTCCACACGAGCCACCCCAACGAAACGAAGTAGAGCCTCTCCGCCCCCCGGTCACGAGCCCAGAACGGCGCGGGCGGAAGGACAACCCTGAGTGTCCAAGAAACCCGGACAAGTTTCCTGACGCGTCCGGGTGTTGTGGACACTCAACGGCGTGCCCGCTCATGCGTGACCGCGCGTGACCGTCCGTGACAGCGCGCCGACCGTGCCGCCGACGCCGCGGCTAGCGTGACCGACATGGCCCGTGCACTCCGCTCCCTCGGCTTCCTCACCATCGGTCTCTTCGACCGCGAGAACCCGCGGGCGGGGCACGAGACCACCCTGTCGATCATCGAGCGCGGCGAGAGCCTCGGCTTCGACAGCGCGTGGCTGCGCGACCGGCACCTGCAGTACGGCATCTCTTCCCCGGTCGCGGTGCTCGCCGCTGCCTCGCAGCGCACGAGCCGGATCCGGCTGGGCACCGCGGTGATCCCCCTGGGGTGGGAGAACCCGCTCCGCTTGGCCGAAGACCTCGCGACCGTCGATGTGCTGGCGGGCGGGCGCCTCGAACCGGGGTTCTCCGTCGGCCCTCCGCCGCGCCTCGACGACGTCGCGGCGGCTCTGTACCCCGACACCGTCGAGCACGAGGAGTTCGGATACGAGCGCCTCGCGCGACTGCGCCGCTTCCTCGCGGGGGAGCCCGTCAGTGCCCGCGCCGGCACCGAGGGCATCGAGGAGTATTCCGAGCGGATCGAACCGCACTCCCCCGGCCTGAGCGACCGGCTCTGGTACGGCGCCGGAAGCCCCACCTCGACGACGTGGGCAGCCGAGAACGACTTCCACCTCCTGACCAGCAGTGTGATCCAGTCGACGACATCGACCGACTTCGACGCCGAGCAGTACGCGCAGATCCGCCTCTACCGCGACACGCACCCCGCCGGCGAGACCGCCCGGGTCTCGCAGGGTCTGGTGGTCGTGCCGACCGACTCGGCCACGCCCGATCAGCGTCGACGCTACGAGGCCTATGCCGAAGCGCGACGCGGGCGCGTCGGCATCCCTCAGGGTCCGCGCCGGATGCTGTTCGCCGAGGATCTCGTCGGCACGTCGGAGCAGATCGCCGAGCGGTTGCTCTCGTCGCGGGCGTTCCCCGAGGTCGACGAGGCCGCCTTCGCCCTGCCGTTCTCGTTCGCCCCCGACGACTACGCGCAGATCCTTGAGGACATCGCGGGCCGACTGGGCCCCCTCCTCGGCTGGGCGCCCGACTGACGCGAGCGCGGGCGAAGTTGAGTGTCCAAGACACGCCGTAACGGCCTCCCGCTTTACGGCGTGTCTTGGACACTCAACGGGGACGGGCCGCGGCCGGGGGCACCACGGGCTGGGCCGCGGCGGGCGGGTCAGCTCTGCCGCGCCACCGCACGCCCCAGCCGCGCCGCGGCCTCGCGCAGCAGCTCCTCCGAGGTGTCACCGTAGGCGAGGCGCAGGTGCCGGTCGGCATCCGTCCCCGGCCCCGAGGGGAAGAACGAGCCGCGCTGGTACTCCACGCCCTCGGCGCTCGCGTCGGCGGCGAGTCGGTCGGCGTCCAGCGAGTCGTCCGTCAGACGCGGCCAGAGGAACAACCCGCCGTCGGGCACGGTCACGTCGAAGGCTCCGGATGCCGAGAGCGCCTCGGCCAGGGTGTGAGCCCGCGACCGGTAGAGCGCTCGAGCCCGCCCGAGCACCCGGTCGAAGAGCCCGGCGTCGCTCGTCAGCAGTTCCGCGACCACCGCCTGCACGAAAGTCGACGAGTGCGAATCCTGGCGGCTGCGCAGGGCCACGGCATCCGGGACCAAGCGCTCGGGCAGCACGACCCACCCGAGGCGGAGCCCCGGACCCAGTGTCTTGGTGAAGGTGTTCACGTGGATGACGTGGGCGGAGTCGTGGAACGGAGCGAGCGACTCGGGCTCTCCCGCGAAGCGCAGTTCGCGGTACGGGTCGTCGGCGAACACGACGAAGCCGTACTTCTCGGCGAGGTCGACCAGCTCGCGGCGGCGGGCCGTGGGAAGAGACGACTGCGAGGGGTTGTGGAACTCCGGCACCGTGTACACCGCGGCGGGACGCGCGCCGGCCCGCAGTTCCGCGGCGAGCGCGTCGACGTCGAGTCCCTCGGCGCCGACGCGGATGGGGAGCACCCGCGCGTCGGCCAGCTCGAGGCCCCGCAGGAACAGCGGGAACACGGGGTTGTCGACCGCGACGAGGTCGCCGCGCTCGAGCACCGTCTGCACCGCGATCGCGAGGCCGTGGAAGCCGCCGTTCGTGATCAGCACGCGGTCCACGGCGACGCCCTCGCGGGCCGCGATCCATTCGCGCAGCGCCGGGATGCCCTCGGTGCGCGAGTACTGCAGCGACGGCGCACCCGGCGCGCTCAGCACCCGGGCGGTCGCCTCGGCCAGCTCGGCGGTCGGCAGCACGGAGGGATCCGGGATG
Protein-coding regions in this window:
- a CDS encoding cupin domain-containing protein, translated to MSIESITSQPAHVFRPEQLPSKNRGGGARTIPLVTAARGATTYLNGVTIFEPGAAIGHHTHNVAESVMVIAGRAVVDIDGERTALNTFDTTFVPANVAHHFENASDTEEMRIFWTYGSLDATRTLTASGEHGRVDAESADTAAGSVRMVTEMATIDVLPGHKKDFEAAVAKAAPLFQRARGARTLRLESSEESPQTYRLFVGWESIDDHESFRASAAFSRWRELIGPHLGATPQVEHLRNTLTAF
- a CDS encoding MerR family transcriptional regulator → MKISEAAEAVGAPARMLRYYEQQGLIAASRAANGYRDYSDEQVEHARHVRALVEAGLSTRMIKIVLNIETAGPAKRAEAAELARELRVVENRIVCLERSRDAVISYLTGAGYSDLLANARRSSA
- a CDS encoding aromatic alcohol reductase, whose translation is MRSWDGQSRRILVIGAGELGMPVLRNVARRAAAVEGSSIDVLLRSTTTESPAPAKQRDLAEIRQLGIGIVHGDLVTNTVDDLARIFRDYDTVIGCTGITAGLDTPMKVARAALGAELPRYFPWQFGVDFDVIGRGSPQDIFDAQLDVRDLLRSQHDTEWVIISTGMFMNYLFDADSGMVDLAHDTVNALGAADTTVTVTTPEDIGALTADIVFAAPRIRNEILYVAGDTISYGQLATTLETVLGRPFELRVWSEPTLMAELAADPDNMTRKYRAAFAQGRGVAWNKADTYNERHGISTTTLDEWIRTHLAA
- a CDS encoding GNAT family N-acetyltransferase is translated as MTGSVSSGAAVESIAWTIERVDWDDERAVALRAAMDDEIGPRYAEVFAAFDDETAALLAQDFAVDPATIVDVILVLDPSGGPMGHAALRALDDDLEVKRVFVDRRARGRGASRALMAELERLARARGAERLILQTGDRQPEAIALYERIGYRAIPVFLPYVRFAGSRCFAKALSTATR
- a CDS encoding GNAT family N-acetyltransferase: MTTAPALDIPHADATVLDNAAWHSLAGPHSSFAIGGDLVRRYPADVAPFVAVRSWEEPGVWDALRDLVGTGADVGLSGYEGGFPDGWEYLGGGEGVQLVETDALKTRPDDEAIELGADDAADMIAIVDRNQPGPFRPRTYELGRYIGIRREGRLVAMAGERLHPTGWTEISAVAVDADHRRQGLASRLVLDVASHIQQRGDRALLHAAAANVNAIAAYEKLGFALRRRNRFASVRTPA
- a CDS encoding prevent-host-death protein, producing MGTATFLPAHSRRSSDLSKHSAEVFAEAEDHPITVTRRDGQTLVLMSEREANARAQLLNFAAQLITVTLDDDGPLEERMAKTFPWMLALSHADRTQCAQDLIDAARASFATDQPHLALAELTSWKETAVAVAAGLGTTVVDWLDDDGETVERP
- a CDS encoding LLM class flavin-dependent oxidoreductase, with the protein product MTDMARALRSLGFLTIGLFDRENPRAGHETTLSIIERGESLGFDSAWLRDRHLQYGISSPVAVLAAASQRTSRIRLGTAVIPLGWENPLRLAEDLATVDVLAGGRLEPGFSVGPPPRLDDVAAALYPDTVEHEEFGYERLARLRRFLAGEPVSARAGTEGIEEYSERIEPHSPGLSDRLWYGAGSPTSTTWAAENDFHLLTSSVIQSTTSTDFDAEQYAQIRLYRDTHPAGETARVSQGLVVVPTDSATPDQRRRYEAYAEARRGRVGIPQGPRRMLFAEDLVGTSEQIAERLLSSRAFPEVDEAAFALPFSFAPDDYAQILEDIAGRLGPLLGWAPD
- a CDS encoding PLP-dependent aminotransferase family protein, yielding MTVLAPSRPALVRAFSAPRGFGDQTLRDRRPDAIELLGGIPDPSVLPTAELAEATARVLSAPGAPSLQYSRTEGIPALREWIAAREGVAVDRVLITNGGFHGLAIAVQTVLERGDLVAVDNPVFPLFLRGLELADARVLPIRVGAEGLDVDALAAELRAGARPAAVYTVPEFHNPSQSSLPTARRRELVDLAEKYGFVVFADDPYRELRFAGEPESLAPFHDSAHVIHVNTFTKTLGPGLRLGWVVLPERLVPDAVALRSRQDSHSSTFVQAVVAELLTSDAGLFDRVLGRARALYRSRAHTLAEALSASGAFDVTVPDGGLFLWPRLTDDSLDADRLAADASAEGVEYQRGSFFPSGPGTDADRHLRLAYGDTSEELLREAAARLGRAVARQS